A genomic stretch from Arachis stenosperma cultivar V10309 chromosome 3, arast.V10309.gnm1.PFL2, whole genome shotgun sequence includes:
- the LOC130967797 gene encoding 30S ribosomal protein S20, chloroplastic: MAAFSCSWLTLPSKMRSLSLTPSSFPVSNSTSLAFSKNLSDSAFSHGSLSVSIMQNQTRRSAVFCEAAPQRKTDSAVKRARLAEKRRIYNKARKSEIRTRMRKVLEALEVLRKKSDAQAEEIVPIEKLIGEAYSVIDKAVRAGTLHRNTGANRKSRLARRKKLVEIHHGWYTPAASEVVV, translated from the exons ATGGCAGCATTCTCATGCTCCTGGCTGACCCTTCCCTCCAAAATGAGGAGCCTTTCCCTCACTCCCTCTTCCTTTCCCGTCTCCAATTCCACCTCTCTCGCCTTCTCCAAAAACCTCTCTGACTCTGCTTTCTCACATGGCAGCTTATCGGTGAGCATAATGCAAAACCAAACTCGGCGTTCAGCGGTTTTTTGCGAGGCGGCGCCACAACGAAAGACCGATTCGGCAGTAAAGAGAGCACGCTTGGCTGAGAAACGCCGCATTTACAACAAAGCCCGCAAATCAGAGATAAGAACCCGAATGAGGAAG GTATTAGAAGCTCTGGAAGTGCTTAGGAAGAAATCCGATGCGCAAGCTGAAGAAATAGTTCCTATTGAGAAACTGATTGGAGAGGCATACTCAGTAATTGACAAAGCAGTGAGAGCAGGCACACTACATAGGAACACCGGAGCAAATCGCAAATCTCGACTTGCCAGAAGAAAGAAATTGGTTGAGATCCACCATGGGTGGTATACTCCAGCAGCTTCTGAAGTGGTTGTATGA
- the LOC130968367 gene encoding uncharacterized protein LOC130968367, with protein MDHEFSMDDLFQLVEAANDFATYPGVQSDDSARDFLNRFPLPLIINALQTQYDVPGLENTLVACLEGLFKTKLGASLIPQYMSFVQVGLQADSQPVRSLACKTVTCLIENPGSDWKTVARLITDFNIYPLLIDCLINGNEQVAAAAMEATKMLAGFPEGMEIIFPSAKGVDSDLGAIASRCSSLGRVRIMALVVKLFSVSRSAASTIYSLNLLKLLEAEIKNANDTLVTLSVLELLYELAEIEHGTEFLSKTSILQLLCSIISDNSAESILRSRAMMITGRLLSKEIIYSFIDESCAKTVISSIDGKLQSLETSDRDECETALEAFGQIGSTFEGARLLLLGSQPPARHVTCAAFDRQGPQGHGRQLAALHALGNISGETRSENIILDAEAEENLRRMVYEAASKSSKLTPSGLFLSVLHQDSEIRLAAYRMISGLVARPWCLMEVCSKQEIINIVTDPSTETKKIGMEARYNCCKAIHKSLMMSSRVSSDSAFAGIATKLQEAVEKGPYLIKKQVEAQPVVMTAERF; from the exons ATGGACCACGAATTCTCCATGGACGATCTATTTCAGCTCGTCGAAGCAGCCAACGATTTTGCTACCTACCCTG GGGTGCAAAGCGATGATTCCGCTAGAGACTTTCTCAACCGTTTCCCTCTTCCTCTCATAATCAA TGCGTTACAGACCCAATATGATGTGCCTGGCCTAGAGAATACTCTAGTTGCATGCCTTGAGGGGTTGTTCAAAACCAAGTTGGGTGCTTCTTTGATTCCACAGTATATG TCATTTGTTCAAGTTGGTCTACAAGCAGATTCTCAACCAGTCCGATCCTTAGCCTGCAAAACA GTCACTTGCCTTATAGAGAATCCTGGCAGTGATTGGAAGACTGTTGCTCGTTTAATTACAGACTTCAACATATATCCTCTGTTGATTGATTGCCTTATCAATGG CAATGAGCAAGTGGCAGCTGCTGCAATGGAAGCAACGAAAATGTTAGCAGGTTTTCCTGAAGGCATG GAAATTATTTTTCCATCTGCCAAAGGAGTTGACTCAGACCTCGGGGCTATAGCGTCACGGTGTTCATCACTG GGTCGAGTTCGGATAATGGCTTTAGTGGTGAAACTATTTTCTGTATCTAGGTCTGCTGCATCTACCATTTACAGTTTGAATCTACTTAAATTGTTGGAAgcagaaataaaaaatgcaaATGATACCCTCGTAACTTTAAGTGTTTTGGAGCTTCTGTATGAG TTAGCAGAGATTGAGCATGGCACAGAATTTCTGTCAAAGACTAGCATCCTTCAATTACTTTGTTCTATAATTAG TGACAATTCTGCGGAATCTATTTTAAGATCGCGAGCAATGATGATAACTGGAAGACTTTTGTCTAAGGAAATTATATACTCCTTCATAGATGAATCTT GTGCTAAAACTGTTATTTCATCTATTGATGGTAAACTTCAGTCCTTGGAAACATCTGATAGGGATGAATGCGAAACTGCACTTGAAGCATTTGGTCAAATAGGATCAA CTTTTGAAGGAGCTAGACTACTACTCTTGGGTTCACAACCTCCAGCTAGACATGTTACTTGTGCTGCTTTTGATCGACAAGGACCACAAGGGCATGGTAGACAACTG GCTGCATTGCATGCTCTAGGAAACATATCTGGAGAGACACGGTCTGAGAACATTATACTCGATGCTGAAGCTGAAGAAAACCTACGACGCATGGTCTATGAGGCTGCATCCAAGAGCTCAAAGCTGACTCCATCG GGTCTATTTCTGTCTGTTCTGCATCAGGATTCGGAAATACGCTTAGCG GCCTATAGAATGATTAGTGGATTAGTTGCCCGACCATGGTGCTTGATGGAGGTATGCTCGAAACAAGAGATCATAAATATAGTGACCGATCCAAGTACCGAAACCAAAAAAATAg GCATGGAAGCCAGATATAACTGTTGCAAGGCAATACACAAATCATTGATGATGTCTAGCAGAGTTTCCAGTGATTCTGCTTTTGCGGGTATAGCTACAAAG TTGCAGGAAGCTGTGGAAAAGGGTCCTTATCTGATTAAGAAGCAGGTCGAAGCTCAGCCTGTAGTGATGACGGCTGAGAGATTTTAG